From a single Salmo salar chromosome ssa22, Ssal_v3.1, whole genome shotgun sequence genomic region:
- the LOC106583340 gene encoding uncharacterized protein has product MEEAYTELYREFLRLRSLCLKQAALLQQLTETLRRQRGEAPVPDGQPSVMASTPVQCTQDVLGSLPAQPEPPMVPTHNPAAHRGGIVLSGTFGSLSDLLEGDLGRLRLDFSHPGTERNEVLKAAPLRPLDLPGGNNGEVAPSIVSGDSKQAGRLWGDDTTRQMFRMPSACGSFLDSEFLSQTRGMMLMSEVALQSQVCEFCSAVFPGYTTTRGDFLRHLHTHIS; this is encoded by the exons ATGGAGGAGGCGTACACAGAGCTGTACAGGGAGTTCCTCCGACTGCGCTCGCTATGTCTGAAGCAGGCTGCTCTACTCCAGCAACTCACAGAGACACTGAGGAGACAGCGAG GAGAAGCCCCTGTTCCTGATGGACAACCCAGCGTAATGGCATCAACCCCAGTCCAGTGCACCCAGGATGTCCTGGGGTCTCTCCCTGCACAGCCAGAACCCCCAATGGTACCAACACACAACCCTGCTGCACACCGTGGCGGTATAGTCCTATCTGGGACCTTTGGCTCACTCTCTGATCTCCTGGAGGGGGATTTGGGCAGACTACGGCTGGACTTTTCTCATCCAGGGACAGAAAGGAATGAGGTCCTCAAAGCCGCCCCCCTCAGGCCTCTGGATCTACCTGGGGGTAATAATGGAGAGGTGGCACCCTCCATTGTCTCTGGGGACTCGAAGCAAGCAGGTCGATTATGGGGTGATGATACGACCCGACAAATGTTCCGG atgcCCTCGGCGTGTGGCTCCTTCTTGGACAGTGAGTTCCTGAGCCAGACCAGGGGAATGATGCTGATGTCAGAGGTGGCATTGCAGTCTCAGGTGTGTGAATTCTGCAGTGCTGTGTTCCCTGGCTACACCACCACCAGGGGGGACTTCCTGcgccacctccacacacacatcagctAA